In Lacinutrix sp. Bg11-31, the DNA window TGTAAGAATTTGCTACAAAATTTAAAAGTTTTTAATCTTTAAATTCCCAATGGTCTGCATAAATTCCGTAGAAATAATCCATTTCATATTTAACAACATAGTTTTCATCCCTATCAATCATTTCATTAATATTGTATGCAAATACTTTAATGTTGTTTTCTTTTAGAGCTTTAAAGAGTTCTAAGTTTTCAGCAAGCTTTAAGCGTGACATAGCAATATCTGTAATGTTTAGCGCTTTTAGTTTTTTTATTTTATTTCCCTTTAGATTAAAAATCACACGTTGTGAAGGCATGGCAGATTTAATATTGGCAGCAATACCTTCTTTTACAGCTTCCAAAGTAAATAGCTCCATCATTAACCTGTTTTTATCGATAAATAGTTCAGAAAAGGCGTTTGGTTCATTTACTTTATCGGTAATTAATATTGCATCCTTATGTTTTGTAAACCACTTATTAATAGCGTCCATATCTAATGGAGTATATTTTTCATGAATTTTATATTTTAAAAATTCATCTTTTGTAGTAGGAACATCTCCTTTGTATTTAGTTTTTTCTTTCCATTCGTCCCAATAGTGTGCAGCTACATATTTACCGTCACTAGTTTTTATAATATCAAGCTCAAACAACCTAAACCCTTTATTGTAGCTAGAATTTAAAGCCTCTAAAGAGTTTGTGTATGTGTGTTTGTCTATTATTCCTCCTGCATGAGCTATAAAACGCAAAGTGTCTTTTTTGTAAGAAGAAAATTTCTCTGATTTCTTCGGGATTAAAAATGGCTGAACTATAGCTCTAGAAAACCCAGAAATATTTAAGGCTGTGAGTGCGGTTATATTGTCTTTAATAAACTCATTTTTATTTCCAGTAACATAGTCGGTTAAAAAAGTTGCATTATGTTTAATTTGTGCACCATCCATAATAATTTTTGGTAAATCTATTTGGTAAAGTACCTGAGTTTTATAAGTTTCAATATTGTTCTTTGGAGCATTTGTAAAAATAAATAAACCTCTTTCACCAGTGTCATCAAAAATAGTATCGCTTCCCATTTTTAAGTGATCTGGAAATATATATACAGTGGTATTCTCTAACGCTCCTGTAGTTTGTAAATGAGTTAGAAAGCTTTTAAGCATATTATCTGTTGCAGCAACCATGTATTCAAGATTAGAATTTTGAGGAGCTATTATATCTTCAAAGCGATTGTCGTAAATACCATTTGGAAAATGCGTGCTTAATGTTGCAATAAATAAAGCAAAAGCTTTATTGTTACTTGTGTTTTTATCTACAATGTCTTTTGCTTTATCAAATAAATCTTTGTCTTGAATTTTTTCTTTTAATTCTGTCTTATCAATAATTTGGTCAATCTTAAGAGCGTACAGCATGTCGTTTGTTCCAGAAACCTTAGCATTGGCACTTAGGTAGGTTTTAGAATAATTTTCTTTATCTAAAATATGTGTAATTCCAGTAATATTAGAATGGTAGCTATTTTGAAAAATTTTATTATGATACGTTCCAAAATATGCAGGAAAACCAGTAATTGATGTGTAAAGAGAACCACTTGTCCACTTACTCCCTTCATTTTGATTTAAGTCTAAATAGGTCCAATCTTGATTAGTTTTCAAACTTCTAAGAAACGGAGTCAGGTCTTCAAACTTATCGCTTAAATATCCTTTTTCGAAAGATTCTAATGCAATAATAATTATGTTTTTTTTACTACTTGAAACTTTTAAATTTTCAGGTTTTACATAATCACTCATGTTGAGTGCTTCTAAATTTTTAGTAAAACCTTTATTGTCTACTTGTAAAGATTTAATAAGAGTATAGCTGGAGTTAATCACTCCTTTTGGTAAACTCATTGTAAAGAGCGCTAAAATTATTATTAAACTAGTTGCTGCTCTTAAGAGTTTTGGTTTTTTTATTTTAGAATTAAATGCAGCAAGAAGCATGCGAGATTTGTAGAAAACGTATGTTAATACAGTAATTAAAAAAACAATTAAAAAGATTTGAAATGTAAATAAATCCATCATTCCATCAATATCTCTTTTGTTAAAATGAATGATAAAACTATAACCTATATATGTTCTTACAATAAAAAGCGATGTTAATTGTAAAACACTAAAAGCACTTAATATAACAGAAGTGACAAAACGTAAAGCCTTATTTTTTAAAAATGAACAGAAAATAAAACAAATAATAATAAGCAGTGCCATATTTCCAAGGAGAAACACTTTTTCGTACAAGCTTATTTTAAGTAAATGAAGAATCATTATTTATAAAAATTCATCTCGTCTATATACTCCCAAACATTTTTTGGCAATAGAGGTTTAATGTTTTTGCCTTCTTTTATTGCTTTTCTAATCATGGTTGAAGAGATTTCCATGATTGGTGCATCTACCTTGTGTATTTTTTTATGTCCACTAAATTGAGTCTCCATTGTGCCTTCAGAAATTCTTGGATACACATAAATGTTATGATTCTCTAAGATAATCTCGTAGTTTTTCCATTTATGGAAGTTCTTTAAATTATCTTCTCCCATAATTAAAGAAAATTGATAGTCTGGATGTTTTTCTTGTAAATAGGTAAGTGTATTTATAGTGTAGTTAGGTTGCGGTAAATTAAATTCAATATTACTCTCTTTTAATTTGTTATAATCTTTAGTAGCAAGGTGCACCATTTCCAAACGTTGAAAATTATCTAATAAAGTGTTTTTCTTTTTAAAAGGATTGTGTGGTGTAACTACAAACCAAACTTGGTCTAAATCGCTATTCTCTACTAATTGATTGGCGATAATTAAGTGCCCAATATGGATTGGGTTAAAAGAACCGAAATAGAGACCTATATTCATCTTCGTTTGGTGTTATTTTTCAGTATCGGTTATTAAAAAATGTCCTACAAGGTTTTCGGCTTCTTGTAAGGCTTTTTCTAAATTGTCGTTTTCAATAATTACATCAAAAAGAGGAGCTGTAGCTAACTCTGCACTAGCTTTTGCTACACGCATGTTAATTTTATCGTCGCTTTCTGTTTTTCTTTTTTTAAGCCTAATTTTTAACTCATCTATACTTGGTGGTTTTACAAAAACAGATAGGGTTTGCTCTGGGAATTTTCGTTTTATACGTAAACCGCCAGAAACATCAATATCGAAAATAACGTTTTTGCCTAAAGCCCAAAGTCTTTCGACTTCTGTTTTTAAAGTACCATAGAAATTATCTCTATAAACTTCTTCCCATTCAAGGAAATCGTCGTCTTTAATATGTTGTTTAAAGTCGTTCGCAGATAAGAAGTAGTAATCTTCTGCATGCACTTCTGTGCCTCGTTTTTCGCGAGAAGTAGCAGAGATAGAAAATGCTAGGTTTAATGCTTCTTGTTTTAGTAAGTGCCTAACTATGGTTGTTTTTCCAGAGCCAGAAGGAGCAGAAAACACAATTAGTTTGCCTTGTTTAGGTTTGTCTTTATTCACTTCGGTATTCTTAATATATTAAAAAGGTCTTGACTAAGCTTGACCAAACGGTATAATTAAATGTCAATATATTGACTATAAAACGTTTAATAATTGTTCCTTAATTTTTTCTAACTCATCCTTCATTTGTACAACTAATTGTTGCATTGGAGCATAATTACTTTTAGAACCAATGGTGTTAATTTCTCTTCCCATTTCTTGACCAATAAAAGCTAGTTTTTTTCCGTTAGAATCTTTTGAGTTTAGTGTTGCAACAAAATACTCTAAATGGTTTTTTAAACGCACTTTTTCTTCCGTAATATCAAATTTTTCTATGTAGTAAACCAATTCTTGTTCAAAACGGTTCTCGTCGTACTTTTCTCTAAGGTCTTCAACGCCTTTTTTTAAGCGTTCGCGAACACCTTCAACACGTTCTGGATCCATAGTAAGTACTTGTTCTAATAAGTCTTCTATAGTTGCAACGCGGTTTTTAAAATCGGCTTCAAGAACTTTACCTTCATTTAAACGATAATCATTAATAGCAAGTATTGCTACTTTAATTTCAGCTTCAATTTTTGCCCATTCGGTATTGTCTATTTCTTCGCGCTCTGTATTTAAAGCGTCTGGAAAACGAACAGCCATTTTTAGGAGTTCGATCTCACTACCATCAACCACATTTTTAAGTTGTTGTATGTATTGCTTTACAACAGGTGTGTTAATTTTAGTCGAGGTGTCTTCAGCAGTAGCTTCAACATAAATAGAAAAATCTATTTTTCCACGATCTAACTCTTTAGCCATTAATTTACGTAAGTAAAGTTCCTTTTCTCTGTAAATAGAAGGCATTCTAGCATTCAAATCTAGATTTTTGCTATTAAGTGATTTTAGCTCAATTGTAATTTTTTTTGTTGGTAATTGTAAAACAGATTTACCATAACCTGTCATTGAATGTATCATATGCTTTTTATAAAAGTTGCACAAAGATAAGTAAAACAGAATCCTTAGAAAACTCCATATTGTTTTTACTTAATGCGGTAACTATTAAGTAAAAATAATATAGCTTTGTATTTCAAAATTTAAAAAAATGTATAAAAAAGAGTTCGAAATACGCTGGAGTGATATTGATGCTAATAGGCATTTAGCAAATTCAGCTTATACTAATTTTATGAGCCATACTAGAATGGCTTTTTTAGTAGAACACGGTTTTACCATGAAAGAATTAGCAATCCATAATATTGGACCAGTAGTTTTTTATGAGCACATGCATTATTTTAAAGAAGCTTTTATGGGACAACCTCTTACTGTATCTCTAGAAGTTTCTGGATTGAGTGAGGATGGTACATTTTTTAAATTCGATCATAATTTTTATAACTATAAAGGAGAAAACATAGCGTTTTGCGAAATGTTTGGTGCTTGGATAGATTTAAAGGCTAGAAAGATGACGAGTCTACCAAAAGTACTTGCAGACTTAGCAGATAAGTTTCCAAAATCTGAAGACTATAAAATTCTAACTAAAGAAGATACACGAGCACATGGTAGAACTCCAAAAAATTTAACGCTCTAGTTCTACTTTAGGCTTTTTTGTTACCAAATATACTCCTGCAAATATTAGTGTAGAGGCTATTATTTTTACTGGTGTTACAGTGTCACTTCCCATAATAATGGCAAAAATACCAGCAATTACTGGCTGTATGTAAATAAATGTGGTTACAGTAGAGGCTTTTAAATGTTTAAGCGCTAAAGGGTTTAGTAGGTACGTTCCAAATGTTGCACCAACAACTACAAAAAGCACTGAAAATAAAATATATGGTGTAAAAGTTGAAAATTGAGCAGTAACTAAATCATTATACCCAAAAGGGATTACCATAATTAATCCAAATAAAAATAACCAGCGTATAAATGTAAATGGATGGTATTTATTGGTTAGTTTTTTAATAATAATAATATAAATACTATAGGATATAGCGTTTATGAAAACTAACAAATTACCCAATAAAATATTGTCACCTTCTAAGTTAGATTTCCCATAGATGCTTAGTACGAAAGCACCGGAGAAACCTAAAATAACGCCAAAAATCTTTAATGTTGTAATGCTTTCTTTTAAGTAAAATGATGATAAAACCAATACAATAATTGGTACAGTTATCATAATAACCGAAGCATGGATGGGTGTTGTAAACTCTAGGCCTTTAAAAAAACAAAGCATATTTAGTGCAACGCCAAATATAGCTGCATAGAAGAAGGTTAAATAATCTTTTCGATCAATTTTTTCTCTAGGCCCTAAAAAACTAAATAACCAAAACAAAGCGGTTGCTCCTGCAACGCGTATTAATATAAAACCAAAAGGTTTTATATAACCACCAGAAATAACATCTTTAGCAAAAGTAAAAGTTAAGCCGTAAAGTAGCTGAACAGTAAATGCAGCAATTAATGCCCAATATCTAGTTTTCATCTAAAGCATTTTTTACAGCTTCAACATTTTGTTTAGAGTTTCCTATGTAGATTTTATTATTTAAAATAAAAACTGGTCGGCTTAAAAAAGTATAATGTTCTAAAATTAGATTCTTGTAATCTGTTTCAGTTAAATTCTGGGTTTTTAAATCGCGTTGCTTATAAAGTGTTGCTCTTTTACTAAAAAAGGCTTCGTAGCTTCCTGCTAGGTTTTTCATTTCTTCAATTTGAGCTTCTGTAATAGCTTCAGTTTTTATATTTTGAAGTACTACGTTTTCTGGTAGATCAAGCTCTTTTAAAATACGAATACAAGTGCTACAAGATTTTAAATAATATACTTTATTAGTCATCGAATTATCTGAATTCGTTTCCGTGAAAACGGAAATCTAGTTTTTACACTGCAAATTAAATTGATTTAAAACAGATTCTACTATATTTATAAAAAATTTGAACTATGGATTTTACTTTCGATGTCTTTGCCAAAACAAGAGGCTTTTTTAAAGCGTATTTAGACGAATTGTCATTAGCACAGCTTAATGCTATACCAAACGGATTTAATAATAATATCGTCTGGAATATTGGACACAGTATCGTAACAGAGCAAATTTTGGTTTATAAACTTTCTGGACTAAAACCTAATGTAAGTGAAGCGCTTATCGAGAAATATAAAAAAGGAACAAAGCCAGATGGCGAAGCAACACAAGAAGAAGTCGATGAGTTAAAAGCTTTAGCTTATTCTACAATAGAACATACAAAAGCAGATTTTGGCTCTAAAGTTTTTAGCACTTTTAATGAATATACTTTATCTACTACAGGAAATACATTAACAAACGTAAATCAAGCTATACAATTTGCACTTATTCACGAAGGGATGCATGCAGGATATATTTTAGCGATGTTGCGTGCTCTAAAAGTTTAAATAGTTATTTGCAACAGTATAAGGAATTGTAAATTCTATTACATTATTAGATGAAGAGTTAAAGGTGTCGTAGAAAACAATCACACCGTTTTCGCTAAAACCTAGGTTTTCTGGTAGTGTAAAAGTATCGGCTTCAAAAGCTTCTATTCTATCGTTGTTTGCAGAAAGGAGTTCTTTATCGTAGTATTTTTTTGCTAATGTTGTAAAAGCAAGAATATCATTTAATAAGTCTTTAGTTTTTAATTCTTGACCTGTTTTAACGTCAAAATTATAGAATCTAAATACTAAATTGCTATGTGCTCCACCAGTATTTATACTAGAGTTCATGGCTATAGATACTAAGGTTTCGCTTTCGTAAATTATTTCTCCATCGATTAAAACTTCCCAAGGAGGTAAAATTGTGTACAGTGTTTTTCCTATTTGTGTTTTAAAGTTTGTATAAGCTTTTTTAAAATCTTCAATACTTTCTTCTGTACTTGTTTTGGTTGCTGAAACGGCTTCAATGTTTAGTGCTGTGTTTACAAAATAAGCAAGTGTTGAGTTAATTTGTTTTGCGGCTTCTGTTTTGCCTTCGGCTTTTGGAATATTTATTTCTATAGTAGTCTCTCCTTCATCTATAATAGACGTTTCTATAAAATTAAGGGTAACTTCATCTTTACAAGAAAAAAAAACACTTGTTAAAAATATGAAACTAAAAATTTTTATTAATCTGAAAGATGAACTATTAAACATTGACTAAAGGTTTTAATGCAATTTATATACAACGAATTAAAGGTTATTTTTGTTGTAATCAAAAAAACTGAAAGTTATTTTTTAATTGAAATATAAACATATGAAATTTAACACAAAAACCATACACGGTAAACAGTATCCAGACAAAGCTTATGGAGCAGTCATGCCGCCAATATACCAAACCTCTACTTATGCACAGACAACGCCTGGAGGACATAAAGGTTTTGCATATTCAAGATCTCACAATCCTACACGTCACGCATTAGAAAACGCTTTTGCAAGTATAGAAAATGGCGAATTTGGTTTAGCTTTTGGCTCTGGTTTAGCAGCTATTGATGCCGTTTTGAAACTCTTAAAACCTGGCGATGAGGTGATTTCTACTAACGATCTTTATGGAGGAACGTACCGTTTATTTACTTCAATCTTTGAAGGATTTGGTATTAAATTTCATTTTGTAGGTATGGATAATGCTGCAAACATTGAAAACTATATAAACGATAAAACAAAACTAATTTGGGTAGAAACACCTACAAACCCAATGTTAAATATTATTGATATTAAAGCGGCTGCTTTAATTGCAAAAAAGCATGGTGTCTTATTAGCTGTCGATAATACTTTTGCAACGCCTTATTTACAACAGCCATTAGATTTGGGTGCAGATATCGTTATGCATTCTGCAACAAAATATATTGGTGGACATAGCGATTTGGTAATGGGAGCTTTAATTGTAAAGGATAAAGATTTAGCCAATAAATTATATTTTATACAAAATGCAAGTGGTGCCATTTGTGGACCGCAAGATGCCTTTTTAGCGCTACGCGGAATAAAAACACTGCATGTTAGAATGCAACGACATTGTGAAAATGGAAAAGCTGTAGCAGAATATTTAGCATCGCATCCAAAAGTTGAAAGTGTGTATTGGCCAGGTTTTAAAAATCATCCTAACCATAATATTGCAAAAGCTCAAATGAAAGATTTTGGAGGCATGCTTTCTTTTAATACAAAAGGAAATAATTATGAAGAAGCCATAAAAGTAGTTGAGAATTTAAAAATATTCACATTAGCCGAATCTCTTGGAGGAGTAGAGTCTTTAGCTGGACATCCAGCAAGTATGACGCATGCCAGCATACCAAAAAAAGAACGCGAAAAAATAGGTGTTGTAGATTCCTTAATTAGATTAAGTGTTGGTATTGAGGATGAAGAAGACTTAATAAACGATTTAAAACAAGCTTTAGGATAGCACTTGTTTTAACGCGTAAAAAAAGCTCAAGTTTAAACTTGAGCTTTTTTTTATGAAATTTTATTAGCGCTTAATCTAAATAATAAATGTATCCGAAGTTAAGCCATACTAACCAGTCGTTATATTTGTTGAATTCTAAATCATGGTCTAAACCATCTATTAAATCATTAAAATAATATTGACCTCTAAGGTCTATCATTAAATCTGCAGAGGTTGATAATTTATAACGTGCACCAATACTTGATACTACAGACCATGTACTTCCTCCACTAACATCTATAGGTTTTGAATTAGCATCTGTAAACCATGGAGCGTAATAAGTACTTCCTGTACCTGTGTAAGTAGAACTAACTTTAGGATTGAAAGATACATAATGCGCACCAAAACTAACAAAAGGAGCCCATTTATAGGAGAAAGCTTGAAATGAACGAATACTTAAAGGAAAGTATTCAATCTGCATTCCAATATCAAAATTATTTGCTTCACCTTTATGAGCTCTTAATCTTTTAGCATCTGCTCCTGTTTTTGCAGGATCTGCAAATTCTCCAAAATGCTCAAGTTTTGTTTTATTATAAGAAATTTCGGTTCTTAATTTAAAGTGATCATTAAAATAATTATCTGTAGTATAGCAGTTACAACTCGCTTGATAAGCAAAGTTTATATAATGCACAATTCCAATACCAAATCCTGTATTTCCAGCGTTGGTCTCAGTTTCACTTCTTAATCCATAATCCGATTTAAAGGCAACAGGACCAGTGATTATTCCTACTTCATGAGAAAATCCTAGTTGCGCAAAAGAAACTTGTGCAGTAAGAAGAATTATAATTAGTTTCGCTAAATGTTTTGAATCAAGCATAGTTATGTCCAAGAATTAGAGGCATTAAACGAACAAATATATAAAAACACGATAAACAAAAAAATATTATAGACAAAATGCATCATAATAATTTCAAACTAAAATAAATATAAAAAAATATTAGTTGCGAAATATAAAAAAAATAAACATCTTTTTTAAAGATAATGTATATTTGTACTACAAAACGAGGAACTCTATTATTAAAAACATAATTAGCCGGTTAAATGGAAAATAAAATTCAAGCATTTTTAGATTTAGTAAAAGAAAAAAATGGCCACGAGCCAGAATTTTTACAAGCTGTTCATGAGGTTGCAGAGACTGTAATCCCATTTATTGAAGAAAACCCTAAGTATCAAGGGAAAATGTTACTAGAGCGTATGGTAGAACCAGAACGCACAATAATTTTTAGAGTACCTTGGATTGACGATAAAGGAAATACGCAGGTAAACAGAGCTTTTAGGGTAGAATTTAATTCTGCTATAGGACCATATAAAGGAGGTTTACGCTTTCACCCATCTGTAAATTTAAGTATTCTTAAATTTTTAGGTTTTGAGCAAGTATTTAAAAATTCTCTAACCACTTTACCAATGGGTGGAGGAAAAGGAGGAAGTGATTTTAATCCAAAAGGAAAAAGTGACAACGAAGTGATGCGTTTTTGCCAATCATTCATGTCTGAGTTGTTTAGACACATAGGTGCAAATACAGATGTTCCTGCTGGAGATATTGGAGTTGGCGGTCGAGAAATTGGTTATATGTTTGGTCAATATAAAAGATTAGCAAATGAATTTACAGGAATATTAACAGGAAAAGGAATAAGTTATGGAGGCTCTTTAATTAGACCAGAAGCAACAGGTTATGGAACTGTATATTTTGCAAAAAATATGCTAGCGACTAAAAACGATTCTTTTAAGGGAAAAACAGTCGTTATTTCTGGATCTGGAAATGTAGCACAATATGCTTGTGAAAAAGCCACAGAATTAGGTGGAAAAGTAGTAACAATGTCTGATTCTTCAGGTTATATTTATGATGAAAACGGAATAGATGCTGAAAGATTAGCATTAATAATGGACATTAAAAATGTTAAACGTGGAAGAATAAGCGAGTATGTAGATACATATTCTTCGGCTAAATTCCATGAAGGAGAAAGGCCTTGGAGTGTAAATTGTGATGTGGCTATGCCATGTGCAACACAAAATGAACTTAATAAAGAAGAAGCGGAAGTTTTAGTAAAAAATAAAGTTCTTGTTGTTGCCGAAGGAGCAAACATGCCAACAACACCTGAAGCTATTGAAGTTTTACAAAAAGCAAAAGTATTATTCTCGCCAGGAAAAGCATCTAATGCTGGAGGTGTTGCAACTTCTGGATTAGAAATGAGTCAGAACTCTTTAAGATATAATTGGACAAGAGAAGAGGTAGATGCTAAACTTTACCAGATTATGAATGATATTCACGAATCTTGTGTAAAATACGGAACGCAAAAAGATGGTAGCGTAGACTACGTAAAAGGAGCGAATGTAGCTGGTTTTGTTAAGGTTGCAGATGCTATGCTAGCGCAAGGCGTTGTATAGTAATAGTATATTATATTAAAAAAAGCTTCCTTTTTAGGAAGCTTTTTTTGTTTTTGTATATATTTTTGCAATATTCTACGTTATATTAAGCTTAATTATAAGTTATGAAAATAAAACACCTAATATTAATATTGTTTTTCCCACTTTCTATCTATTCTCAAGACTACTCAAGAGATTGGAAAGGTTATTTTTCATTTTTAGATATAAATGACATCTCTCAAGGTTCTTCTAAGATTTTTGGAGCTGCTGAAAATGCAATTTTTATATATGATACTCAAACTAACGAAATAGAGGAGCTATCTACAATTAATGGTTTGTCTGGAGAAACCATTTCTAGCATACATTACGTAGAAGAAAATGGGTTGCTACTAATAGGTTTCGAAAATGGTTTAATGCAAGTTTATTTAGAATCTAGCCAAGAGGTAAAAACTGTAGTTGATATTTTAAATAAACCAACAATTCCTCCAACAGATAAGAGAATTAATGGTTTTAATATTTATAATGGTTTAGCTTATATTTCTACAAATTACGGTATTTCTCTTTATGATATTAATAATTTAGAATTTGGAGACACTTATTTTATTGGACCAAACGGATCTCAATTAATTGTTAATGATATTGCAGTATTTCAAAATGAAATTTATGTTGCAACAGAGAGTGGTTTTTACAAAGCAGATGTAGATAATCAAAATTTAATTGATTATCAGCAATGGGAACAAATTGGAATGGCAAATTGGGTTGAAATTGAATCTATTGGAGAAAAAGTGTTTATTGCAAGAGATAATACAATTTTGTATGAGATAGTTGGAGGTTCTTTTGTTCAGAGCGTAGATTATTCAGTCCAAATAAAAGACTTAAGAAAATTAAATAATCAACTTTTAGTTACAACGCTAAATGCGTTATTTTTATATAATACCGATCCTTTTAATGAAACCGCTGTAGTGATGTCTAATTCAGATTTTCCTACAAACTTCACTTCAGCTGTTATTAATGAAGAAAATGATATTTTTATTGGAACGCAAGGCGTATTTGTTAGTGGTAAATCTGGATATGGAATTTTAAAAACTAATCTTTCAGATTTAACGATAATGGAAGAGGTACATCCATCATGTCCACTTTCTAATGATGGATTTGCTATTAATGCTATTGATAATAATGTGTGGATGACTTATGGTGATTATTCAATTTCATACAATCCATTTCCTTTAAGAAAAAGAGGTTTTAGTCATTTAAAAGGTGAAGAATGGACAAATATTCCTTTCGATAGTGTCTTTGATGCGGTTAATCTTAATAAAATTCATGTTAATCCATTTAATACTAATAAGGTATATATTAGTTCATTTGTTCACGGATTAATAGAAGTTGAAGACGATGATCCTACTGTAATATATGGTGAGGACAATAGTACTTTTGTGTCTTCTTGGTCTGCAGGTGTAGATATTAGAAATGCAGGTTCTGTAATAGATCAAAATAATATTTTATGGTGTACTAATGCTAAAACAACAAGTCCATTAAAGTCTTTTAATTTAGAAACAGGAGAATGGAAATCTTATGATTTTAGTGAGATAATTTTAGATAGAAATACTGAGATTGGCTATGGATCTATTGCTGTAGACCAAAATGGAGTAGTTTGGGTTGGAGGACATAGAAAAGGTATTATTGGTTATAAACCTGATACAGGTGAATTACATAACATTGAATCTGAAGAGAAAAATGTACCATCTCCTACTGTAAGAACAGTAGTTGTCGATAAGCAAAATCAAGTTTGGTTTGGTACAGGAAAAGGTGTAAGAATAATATATAATGCTGATTCATTTTTTGATGACCCATCCTTTGAGCCTTCAGAGATTATAGTGCTTGACGATGGAACTCCTGTAGAATTGTTATATCAACAGTTTATTACAGATATTGAAGTTGATGGAGCAAATAACAAATGGATAGCAACCTTAAATACTGGAGCATATTATTTCTCATCAGATGGTCAAGAAACTATTTATCATTTTACAAAGGATAATTCTCCAATACCATCTAATAATATTTTAGATATTGCTTTAGACGAAACAAATGGTATTGTATACATGGCTACAGATAAAGGTCTTGTTTCTTTCAATAGTGAAACCTCTGTTCCAGATAGCGATCTTCAAGAAGCTTACGTTTACCCAAACCCAGTTAGACCAAACTTTAATATTAACGATGAGAAAATTAAAATTAAAGGTATTACCGGAAATGTAAACATAAAAATTACAGATATTGAAGGGAATCTTGTTACCGAAGCAGAGTCAAGAACTAATACAAAATTTAGTGGCTACAATCTAGAAATAGATGGTGGTACTGCGTTGTGGAATGGAAAAAACATGTCTGGACAAACAGTAGCCACAGGAGTTTATCTGGTTATGCTTTCAGATTTAGATTCATTCGAAACTAAAGTGCTTAAATTAATGGTCGTGAGATAATGTTGCTAACTACAAATGCAATAGTTTTATCTAAACTTAAGTATCGCGATAACGATTTAATAGTTAAATGCTACACCCAAAAAGAAGGTATAGTAAGTTATTTGTTAAAAGGCGTTTTAAAAACTAAAAAAGGTTCAAAAGTTGCTTATTATCAATTATTAACACAAC includes these proteins:
- a CDS encoding ABC transporter substrate-binding protein; translated protein: MKIKHLILILFFPLSIYSQDYSRDWKGYFSFLDINDISQGSSKIFGAAENAIFIYDTQTNEIEELSTINGLSGETISSIHYVEENGLLLIGFENGLMQVYLESSQEVKTVVDILNKPTIPPTDKRINGFNIYNGLAYISTNYGISLYDINNLEFGDTYFIGPNGSQLIVNDIAVFQNEIYVATESGFYKADVDNQNLIDYQQWEQIGMANWVEIESIGEKVFIARDNTILYEIVGGSFVQSVDYSVQIKDLRKLNNQLLVTTLNALFLYNTDPFNETAVVMSNSDFPTNFTSAVINEENDIFIGTQGVFVSGKSGYGILKTNLSDLTIMEEVHPSCPLSNDGFAINAIDNNVWMTYGDYSISYNPFPLRKRGFSHLKGEEWTNIPFDSVFDAVNLNKIHVNPFNTNKVYISSFVHGLIEVEDDDPTVIYGEDNSTFVSSWSAGVDIRNAGSVIDQNNILWCTNAKTTSPLKSFNLETGEWKSYDFSEIILDRNTEIGYGSIAVDQNGVVWVGGHRKGIIGYKPDTGELHNIESEEKNVPSPTVRTVVVDKQNQVWFGTGKGVRIIYNADSFFDDPSFEPSEIIVLDDGTPVELLYQQFITDIEVDGANNKWIATLNTGAYYFSSDGQETIYHFTKDNSPIPSNNILDIALDETNGIVYMATDKGLVSFNSETSVPDSDLQEAYVYPNPVRPNFNINDEKIKIKGITGNVNIKITDIEGNLVTEAESRTNTKFSGYNLEIDGGTALWNGKNMSGQTVATGVYLVMLSDLDSFETKVLKLMVVR